A genomic window from Exiguobacterium acetylicum DSM 20416 includes:
- the plsY gene encoding glycerol-3-phosphate 1-O-acyltransferase PlsY — MIEIIGILVLGYLLGSIPFALLVGKWGHGMDIRQHGSGNLGTTNTFRVLGKKAGIIVLIGDFGKGAVASLVPILMGADIHPLFAGLAAVIGHIYPIFAKFKGGKAVATSGGMLLVTSPVLFIFLLVSFLTTLRLSRMVSLSSIVAASVGIVVSITIGVLTNDWIVPTFFTVLALFVIFKHRENIQRIRQGTESKIPLFAKKPSE, encoded by the coding sequence ATGATTGAAATCATAGGGATTTTAGTTCTTGGCTATCTGCTTGGTTCGATACCGTTCGCACTTCTTGTCGGGAAGTGGGGACACGGGATGGACATTCGCCAACATGGTAGCGGGAATCTCGGAACGACGAATACGTTCCGTGTCTTGGGAAAAAAGGCGGGAATCATCGTATTGATCGGTGATTTCGGAAAAGGAGCCGTCGCAAGTCTCGTTCCCATCTTGATGGGAGCAGATATACATCCGTTGTTTGCTGGACTAGCAGCTGTCATCGGTCACATCTATCCGATCTTCGCGAAGTTCAAAGGTGGAAAAGCAGTTGCAACGTCAGGTGGAATGTTGCTCGTGACGAGCCCTGTTCTGTTCATCTTCCTGCTCGTTTCCTTTTTGACGACACTTCGTCTGAGCCGGATGGTGTCGCTCAGTTCAATCGTGGCAGCAAGTGTCGGAATCGTTGTTTCCATCACGATTGGTGTCTTGACGAACGACTGGATCGTTCCGACGTTCTTTACGGTTCTTGCCTTGTTCGTCATCTTCAAGCACCGCGAGAACATCCAACGGATTCGCCAAGGTACAGAGTCTAAGATTCCACTCTTTGCAAAGAAACCGTCTGAATGA
- a CDS encoding DeoR/GlpR family DNA-binding transcription regulator produces the protein MSLLGEERKSRIMEWLEEEGKVMTKDLIERLDVSGETVRRYLEELERERQLKRVYGGAIYQGGKRETPISRRTDQLSRRLARYAKGWLSDYSCIFLGRGEPVEHLLPYLTGNATIVTNSLVVASHLEQCRKTGPFKGEIRLLGGTVDAYGRTVGVEVLQALDAYAFDACFLSFDGAEIERGFVSDDIESSLIQKAVISCTKDVYAFLANDEFQGNRKYKVAEFRRAKIVLSPASYPPSWEMKLFNERVNWMVVS, from the coding sequence GTGTCGTTGTTAGGAGAAGAGCGGAAATCACGCATCATGGAATGGCTGGAAGAGGAAGGGAAAGTCATGACGAAGGATTTGATCGAACGTCTCGATGTCTCGGGAGAAACGGTACGACGCTACTTAGAGGAGCTCGAACGGGAACGGCAGTTGAAGCGCGTCTATGGCGGTGCCATCTATCAAGGAGGAAAACGAGAAACACCGATCTCGCGTCGGACGGATCAGTTGTCTCGCCGTTTAGCGCGTTATGCGAAAGGATGGCTCAGCGATTATTCCTGTATCTTTCTTGGTCGAGGCGAGCCGGTCGAGCATCTGTTGCCGTATTTAACGGGGAATGCGACGATCGTCACGAACTCACTAGTGGTCGCTAGTCACTTGGAGCAGTGCCGCAAGACGGGACCGTTCAAAGGTGAAATTCGGTTACTTGGTGGGACGGTCGATGCCTATGGGCGGACGGTCGGAGTCGAAGTCTTGCAGGCGCTCGATGCCTACGCTTTTGATGCCTGTTTTCTATCGTTTGACGGTGCCGAAATCGAGCGTGGCTTCGTCAGCGATGATATTGAATCCTCGCTGATTCAAAAAGCCGTCATCAGTTGTACGAAAGACGTTTATGCCTTCTTGGCGAATGATGAATTCCAGGGCAATCGTAAATATAAGGTGGCAGAGTTCCGACGTGCGAAGATCGTCCTCAGTCCAGCCTCCTATCCACCATCGTGGGAGATGAAACTGTTCAACGAACGCGTGAACTGGATGGTCGTCTCATGA
- a CDS encoding copper homeostasis protein CutC, whose translation MLEIIASTVEEAVAAEQAGADRIELVSALSEGGVTPSYGLIRQVVSTVEIPVHVLVRPHSKSFVYSKSDEETIITDIDLIRELGAAGIVVGSLTADGRVDEGFLGRIIKHKGELSLTFHRAIDSSRDILEAAEVLADFPEVDRILTSGGQATALEGKETIARLIEDHPDLIILPGSGITLENAEALLEATKASELHVGSAVLQDGIIQKERVEALTRLLR comes from the coding sequence ATGTTAGAAATCATCGCATCGACCGTAGAAGAAGCGGTCGCAGCAGAACAAGCCGGAGCGGACCGGATCGAGCTCGTTTCCGCATTATCCGAAGGTGGGGTGACGCCGAGCTATGGACTGATTCGTCAAGTCGTCTCGACGGTCGAGATTCCAGTTCACGTCCTCGTTCGACCACATAGTAAGTCGTTCGTCTATTCGAAATCAGACGAAGAAACGATCATCACGGATATCGACTTGATCCGAGAACTCGGTGCTGCCGGGATCGTCGTCGGCTCATTGACCGCAGATGGTCGCGTCGACGAAGGCTTCCTTGGTCGAATCATCAAACATAAAGGGGAACTGTCATTGACGTTCCACCGAGCAATCGATAGTAGTCGCGATATTCTCGAAGCGGCAGAAGTGCTCGCTGATTTTCCAGAAGTCGACCGGATCTTGACGTCGGGTGGTCAAGCGACGGCGTTAGAAGGAAAAGAGACAATCGCGCGCTTGATCGAGGACCATCCGGACTTGATTATCTTACCAGGTTCCGGGATTACGCTTGAGAATGCGGAAGCACTTCTTGAGGCGACGAAGGCATCGGAACTACATGTGGGATCCGCTGTCTTACAAGACGGTATCATTCAAAAAGAACGTGTTGAGGCATTGACGCGACTTCTGCGCTAA
- a CDS encoding DUF975 family protein, whose translation MNPKQLKQDALGTLKGRWLVGLSISIIYFLIFALAASRMSFDQDDIDSMVRFIGLNMVVTIVLAPVTVGRTIAYLRFTRGESAGIGTLFEGFSSFRRVFRTIAAYAIVTVLVYVGSFLILPALYFYLAYRLVPYILVDRPELSFWQVLGESRRMMKGHKRELIMLYLSFIGWGILALLSTVGVIFLTPYFDTTMAHFYERLKPTRQSSVEG comes from the coding sequence ATGAACCCTAAACAATTAAAACAAGACGCCCTTGGTACACTAAAAGGACGCTGGCTGGTCGGGCTAAGCATCTCGATCATCTACTTCCTTATCTTTGCGCTTGCAGCAAGCCGGATGTCCTTTGACCAAGATGACATCGACAGCATGGTCCGTTTCATCGGACTGAACATGGTCGTAACGATAGTCCTTGCTCCGGTGACGGTTGGACGAACGATTGCTTACTTACGCTTCACACGCGGGGAGTCTGCCGGTATCGGAACGTTATTCGAAGGGTTTTCTTCGTTTCGACGTGTTTTCCGGACGATTGCTGCGTATGCAATCGTGACGGTATTGGTGTATGTCGGATCATTTTTGATTTTACCGGCATTGTACTTTTATCTAGCGTATCGCCTCGTCCCGTACATTTTGGTCGACCGACCAGAATTGTCGTTTTGGCAAGTCCTCGGTGAGAGTCGTCGGATGATGAAAGGGCATAAGCGTGAATTGATCATGCTTTACTTGAGTTTCATCGGCTGGGGTATCCTTGCACTACTTAGTACTGTGGGTGTCATCTTCTTGACGCCGTATTTCGATACGACGATGGCACACTTCTATGAACGCTTGAAACCAACACGTCAATCATCCGTCGAGGGATGA
- a CDS encoding NAD(P)-dependent oxidoreductase, which translates to MKTVGFIGLGVMGQGMVRNLRKAGFTVKGYNRTKEKGLVLEADGVEIVDTIQDVVTDVDVVISIVGYPQDVEQIYFEDRVLDYASPGTILVDMTTSSPALAERIAQEAATRGLQALDAPVTGGDLGAKNGTLAILVGGEEAAFAQAKPLFEAMGKSISLFGGPGKGQSAKLANQIAIAGSMIGTAEMLLFVTRSGIDPTQFIETIKSGSAGSWSLENLIPRVIAENYSPGFFVKHFIKDMRLALERGAEMGIATPGLALTKDLYEQLAELGHADSGTQALYLLLAARSRASVE; encoded by the coding sequence ATGAAGACAGTCGGTTTCATCGGATTAGGTGTCATGGGACAAGGCATGGTCCGCAATCTGCGCAAGGCAGGTTTTACAGTTAAAGGATACAATCGTACGAAAGAAAAAGGACTTGTCCTTGAAGCAGATGGTGTCGAAATCGTCGATACGATTCAAGACGTTGTCACGGATGTCGACGTCGTCATCTCGATCGTCGGTTATCCGCAAGACGTCGAGCAAATCTACTTCGAAGACAGAGTCCTCGACTATGCGTCACCCGGAACGATCCTGGTCGATATGACGACATCTAGTCCAGCTCTTGCAGAACGCATCGCGCAGGAAGCGGCAACACGCGGTCTTCAGGCACTGGACGCACCTGTCACAGGTGGTGACCTCGGTGCGAAGAACGGGACACTCGCTATTCTCGTCGGTGGTGAAGAAGCAGCGTTCGCGCAAGCGAAGCCATTATTCGAAGCGATGGGAAAATCGATTTCACTCTTCGGTGGTCCTGGTAAAGGACAATCAGCAAAACTCGCGAACCAAATCGCAATCGCCGGCTCAATGATCGGAACAGCGGAGATGCTGTTGTTCGTCACGCGGTCCGGGATTGATCCGACGCAGTTCATCGAGACGATCAAATCTGGTTCTGCCGGTAGCTGGAGTCTTGAGAACTTAATTCCACGCGTCATCGCTGAAAACTACTCACCTGGTTTCTTCGTCAAACACTTCATCAAGGATATGCGGCTTGCTCTCGAACGCGGCGCTGAGATGGGCATCGCGACACCTGGTCTCGCACTGACGAAGGATTTATATGAACAACTTGCTGAGCTGGGTCACGCCGATTCCGGTACACAAGCGCTTTATCTGTTGCTCGCTGCACGTTCACGCGCTTCGGTAGAATGA
- a CDS encoding ABC transporter ATP-binding protein → MFLPVIEKTKPPVGLLSAAVSVSVIQALAALAIPWFLKTLIDGFTVDRLTPQLISLFVIVFVVQVVANALSIYWLQIVGQRIVANLRTLLWKHLLTLSIPFYDETKSGELVSRLNSDATTLQQLLSEQLVRLLTSLVSIIGAITILFFLDWQMTLVMVIAVPVTLLIIIPLVRKLHKISRETQKELAGLSGFFAEMLGEVRLVKSQATESYELDRGKTRIENLYGYGVKEGRIQSLLLPIFNVTLTTMLILIIGFGAYRVATNQITAGELVAFSLYLFQIMTPLVTMTEFITKLQKARGATERIIELLDETPEAPGALVAPRPFTDVTVDHLSFGYNETPILQDVSFTLPRGKTTAIVGPSGSGKTTLFAILERFYQPTSGQIRLGDQSIANLTLSSWRQAIGYVAQDSPVLSGTIRDNLVYGLAEDVSEDKIREAARMANANTFIERFPEGYATEIGERGVKLSGGQRQRIAIARALLRDPEILLLDEATSSLDSESERVVREALERLMVGRTTFVIAHRLATVRHADQIIVLEDGRISGIGTHDRLVVDNPLYNKLVTQQFIGTERARGNHV, encoded by the coding sequence ATCTTTTTACCTGTTATTGAAAAAACGAAACCCCCGGTCGGATTATTATCCGCCGCTGTTTCCGTCTCCGTCATCCAAGCACTGGCTGCCCTCGCCATTCCTTGGTTCTTAAAGACGTTGATTGACGGTTTTACAGTCGATCGACTGACTCCGCAGCTGATCAGTTTGTTCGTGATCGTCTTTGTCGTCCAAGTCGTCGCGAATGCTTTATCGATCTATTGGTTACAGATCGTCGGTCAACGAATCGTCGCTAATTTACGGACACTCCTATGGAAACACCTGTTGACCTTATCGATTCCGTTCTATGATGAGACGAAATCTGGTGAGCTTGTCTCCCGACTCAACAGTGACGCTACGACACTCCAGCAATTGCTGTCGGAGCAACTCGTCCGCCTGCTGACATCACTCGTTTCGATCATCGGAGCGATCACGATTCTGTTCTTCCTCGACTGGCAGATGACACTCGTCATGGTCATCGCTGTACCCGTGACGCTACTAATCATCATCCCGCTCGTGCGGAAGTTGCATAAGATATCTCGTGAGACTCAGAAGGAACTCGCGGGATTATCCGGTTTTTTTGCCGAGATGCTCGGTGAAGTCCGACTCGTCAAATCGCAAGCGACTGAATCCTATGAGCTCGACCGTGGGAAAACTCGCATTGAGAATCTTTATGGCTATGGCGTCAAGGAAGGACGAATCCAATCCCTTTTGTTGCCAATCTTTAACGTCACCTTGACGACGATGTTGATCTTGATCATCGGCTTTGGTGCCTACCGCGTCGCGACGAACCAGATCACAGCAGGTGAACTCGTCGCCTTCTCACTCTATTTGTTCCAAATCATGACGCCACTCGTGACGATGACTGAATTCATCACGAAGTTACAGAAGGCTCGCGGGGCGACAGAGCGAATCATCGAGCTTCTCGATGAGACACCGGAAGCACCTGGAGCGCTTGTTGCGCCGCGTCCGTTTACGGACGTCACGGTCGATCACCTATCATTCGGATACAATGAGACGCCCATCCTACAGGATGTCAGCTTTACGTTACCACGCGGCAAGACGACAGCGATCGTCGGTCCGAGTGGATCCGGGAAGACGACATTATTCGCGATACTGGAGCGATTCTATCAACCGACATCCGGACAGATTCGACTCGGAGATCAATCCATCGCTAATTTAACGCTATCGTCTTGGCGCCAAGCGATCGGTTATGTCGCCCAAGACTCCCCTGTTTTATCGGGAACGATCCGTGACAATCTCGTCTATGGTCTTGCGGAAGACGTCAGTGAAGACAAAATTCGTGAGGCTGCACGGATGGCGAATGCCAATACGTTCATTGAACGTTTTCCAGAGGGGTACGCAACTGAAATCGGGGAACGAGGTGTCAAGTTGTCTGGTGGTCAACGCCAACGGATTGCGATCGCACGTGCACTCCTCCGAGATCCGGAAATTCTATTGCTGGATGAAGCCACGTCAAGCCTCGACTCCGAGTCCGAGCGGGTCGTTCGGGAAGCACTCGAGCGATTGATGGTCGGACGGACGACGTTCGTCATCGCTCATCGTCTCGCGACAGTTCGTCATGCCGATCAAATTATCGTTCTTGAAGATGGTCGGATTTCCGGCATCGGGACACATGATCGTCTTGTCGTCGACAATCCATTGTATAATAAGCTCGTAACGCAACAATTCATCGGCACGGAACGTGCAAGGGGGAATCATGTATGA
- a CDS encoding YaiI/YqxD family protein has product MSIFVDADGCPVVDLVVRHRQGRDVFLVCDTAHQMMREGATTITVGQGPDAVDYAIVNRMKRGDLVVTQDYGLAALVLARGGLAMDQNGREFTNDNIDLLLHTRHVGQQIRRAGGRTKGPKKRTRDADRAFEEAFRALVHTII; this is encoded by the coding sequence ATGTCTATTTTCGTAGATGCGGACGGATGTCCCGTTGTCGATCTCGTCGTTCGACACCGACAGGGACGTGACGTCTTTTTAGTTTGTGATACAGCACACCAGATGATGCGGGAGGGGGCGACGACGATTACGGTCGGACAAGGTCCAGATGCTGTCGATTACGCAATCGTCAATCGGATGAAACGTGGCGATCTCGTCGTGACCCAAGACTACGGTTTAGCAGCACTCGTCTTAGCGCGAGGAGGACTCGCAATGGACCAAAACGGTCGTGAGTTCACGAACGATAATATTGATTTATTACTTCATACACGGCATGTCGGACAACAAATCCGACGAGCAGGTGGACGGACGAAAGGACCGAAAAAACGGACACGTGATGCGGATCGGGCATTTGAAGAAGCATTTCGTGCATTAGTGCACACCATCATATAA
- a CDS encoding ATP-binding protein, with product MKRILRDHSKDRPYRLRQGTVPASAEARLTSLDQREINRLQQNLREVELKLKQRNEIMEALATQNVEAACETVLTILLQLLDVKEGAILLYRREQLNHFVAQGIDEMELIEKDLDQYSVLRRAFVMRKSVQLPISEQFESAIPVQSPSNGQVVGLLYVRHAFAQFNLEQVGDLLDLSRKLGMTLERHLLFHQMEHEKIKTYQLLDSIREAVLYIESSGEQIYANQALLNMFPPKLVNQAQGFRHAYERATSLFEHVDQPDALHDYIGQLMNGDIPGETIELSAFRGNLLLSAYAERIAIANVEWGMMLVLRDVTKDKELDLKQAEFVSIVSHELRTPLSSIMGFTELLMKREVDPKRQKRYLQTIHSETVRLAELINDILEIQKGEDSTHGTQKEPLDLKQLIFEMKPMFDLASQAHRISVQFESGDYTVSASSEKMKQLFTNLIMNAIKYSPEGGAIRIKGSNQSDQLRIEISDEGLGIPEKALPYIFDKFYRADNSDTRKIGGTGLGLAICRMIVLDHGGAISVQSTEGKGSTFIIQLPVDV from the coding sequence TTGAAACGAATTTTACGCGACCACTCGAAGGACCGTCCTTACCGATTGCGCCAAGGAACGGTTCCGGCATCAGCTGAGGCACGACTCACTTCACTCGATCAACGTGAAATCAATCGGTTACAACAGAATTTACGGGAAGTCGAACTGAAATTGAAGCAACGTAATGAAATCATGGAAGCGCTAGCGACACAAAATGTCGAAGCGGCCTGTGAGACCGTCCTGACGATTCTGTTGCAACTGCTCGATGTAAAAGAAGGTGCCATCCTCTTGTACCGTCGTGAACAATTGAATCATTTCGTCGCGCAAGGCATCGACGAGATGGAGCTGATCGAAAAAGATCTCGATCAATATTCGGTCTTACGTCGGGCGTTCGTCATGCGTAAATCGGTTCAGTTGCCAATCAGTGAGCAGTTCGAGTCGGCAATCCCGGTCCAGTCTCCAAGCAACGGACAAGTCGTCGGATTGCTTTATGTTCGTCATGCCTTCGCTCAGTTCAATCTAGAGCAAGTCGGGGACTTACTTGATCTATCACGAAAACTCGGGATGACGCTTGAGCGCCATCTGTTGTTCCATCAGATGGAGCATGAAAAAATCAAGACGTATCAGCTACTGGACTCGATTCGGGAAGCTGTCCTATATATCGAGAGTAGCGGAGAACAGATTTATGCAAACCAAGCCTTGTTGAACATGTTTCCCCCGAAGCTCGTCAATCAAGCGCAAGGATTCCGTCATGCGTATGAACGGGCGACGTCGCTGTTTGAACATGTCGATCAGCCGGACGCACTTCATGACTATATCGGTCAACTAATGAACGGGGATATTCCGGGAGAAACAATCGAACTCTCGGCGTTTCGTGGGAACTTATTACTCAGTGCCTACGCTGAACGGATTGCGATCGCGAACGTTGAATGGGGAATGATGCTCGTCTTACGCGACGTGACGAAAGACAAGGAACTCGATCTTAAACAGGCAGAGTTCGTCTCGATCGTATCGCATGAGTTGCGGACACCGCTCTCTTCCATCATGGGCTTTACGGAGTTACTGATGAAACGAGAAGTCGATCCGAAGCGCCAAAAGCGGTATTTGCAGACGATTCATTCGGAAACCGTTCGATTAGCGGAATTGATCAATGATATCCTGGAAATTCAAAAAGGGGAAGATTCGACGCACGGCACGCAAAAAGAACCGCTTGATTTGAAACAGTTGATATTCGAGATGAAGCCGATGTTTGATCTTGCGAGTCAGGCACACCGAATCAGTGTTCAGTTCGAATCAGGAGACTATACGGTATCAGCCAGCAGTGAGAAGATGAAGCAACTGTTTACGAACCTAATCATGAATGCGATAAAATATTCGCCTGAGGGCGGCGCAATCCGGATCAAAGGGTCAAACCAATCGGATCAATTACGGATTGAGATTTCGGACGAAGGGCTCGGTATACCAGAGAAAGCCCTACCTTACATTTTTGATAAGTTTTATAGAGCGGATAATTCGGATACACGTAAAATCGGCGGAACCGGCTTAGGGCTCGCGATTTGCCGAATGATCGTGCTCGATCATGGAGGAGCGATTTCCGTTCAATCGACGGAAGGAAAAGGTAGTACCTTCATCATTCAACTTCCAGTTGACGTATGA
- a CDS encoding EAL domain-containing protein, translating into MNNNSHIRYEALHPLVEEILEKLSEQIGVNTLFFALNDSYSNFVVKAINQDRQLIEEGSTHVFQHVLCKLVVDETDGKVSINELLNDPLTVNHPVTKALGNGSFLGVAIKNAENEKIGTLCAFDDQPFDFKEQDVALVERYADIISKSINVETYVIKDALTDVYNERYMNRLISSMTIHPAFMMVLNLDRFHAINAAHGYRAGNEVLREIASRLKYVPLPNHVVGRMDGNEFVVLAAIEQDLEFEQHAEEYARIVTEAIEQPIVGVADEPIHVTASSGVSLLTGDMASRQTQIYAAEALMQQVKHDGKRRTSFVNPNRNAEQHPFASVLESELSHALERGQFELYYQWIVDAKQKHYVAVEALLRWNHPVLGFVSPTDFIPIAEKMEIFPDIGRFTICQAILDQRRLEETFGRKISVAVNLSANQFESDQLFSELLRLTEESYFPNERLILEIREEVLQTRRRFAINRLEQLRQAGYRLTVDHFGSHYASLNSLLRLPVQAVKLDPIFTRRLVQNQLERSMIRSVHSLTSVLNIALVIQEVETASQLQQIQLLDEDLYVQGYEVHHPQPIEQLLIEDIVRGHAEV; encoded by the coding sequence GTGAATAATAACTCACACATTCGTTATGAAGCTTTGCATCCACTCGTCGAAGAAATTCTTGAAAAACTGAGTGAACAAATCGGCGTCAATACATTATTTTTTGCATTAAACGATTCTTACAGCAATTTTGTCGTTAAAGCAATCAACCAAGACCGTCAGTTGATCGAAGAAGGCTCGACCCATGTCTTCCAACATGTCCTCTGTAAGCTGGTCGTCGATGAGACGGATGGGAAGGTCTCGATCAATGAATTGCTCAATGATCCATTGACGGTTAATCATCCGGTCACGAAAGCACTTGGAAACGGTAGCTTTTTAGGGGTGGCGATCAAAAACGCGGAGAACGAGAAAATCGGAACGTTATGTGCCTTTGACGATCAGCCATTTGACTTCAAGGAACAGGATGTTGCGCTCGTTGAACGATACGCGGATATTATCAGTAAATCAATCAACGTCGAAACCTATGTCATCAAAGATGCACTGACAGACGTCTACAACGAACGGTATATGAATCGATTGATTTCGAGTATGACGATTCATCCCGCTTTCATGATGGTGTTGAACCTGGACCGTTTTCATGCAATCAATGCAGCGCACGGATACCGGGCAGGGAATGAAGTACTGCGTGAAATCGCGAGCCGGTTAAAGTATGTTCCTTTACCGAACCATGTCGTCGGGCGGATGGACGGGAATGAATTCGTTGTCCTAGCAGCAATCGAACAGGATCTGGAGTTCGAGCAACATGCAGAAGAATATGCCCGTATCGTCACGGAAGCGATTGAGCAACCGATCGTTGGTGTCGCAGATGAACCGATTCACGTGACGGCTTCGTCTGGCGTCAGTCTCCTGACCGGTGACATGGCAAGCCGTCAAACACAAATTTACGCAGCAGAAGCGCTGATGCAACAGGTCAAACACGATGGGAAACGACGGACCTCGTTCGTTAATCCGAACCGAAATGCGGAGCAACATCCATTTGCATCGGTCCTTGAATCAGAGTTGTCGCATGCACTTGAACGAGGGCAGTTCGAACTTTATTACCAATGGATCGTCGATGCGAAACAAAAACATTATGTCGCGGTTGAAGCGCTTTTACGTTGGAACCACCCAGTGCTTGGCTTCGTCAGTCCGACGGATTTCATTCCGATTGCCGAGAAGATGGAAATTTTCCCGGACATCGGTCGCTTTACGATCTGTCAGGCAATCTTGGATCAACGTCGTTTAGAAGAAACGTTTGGTCGTAAGATTTCCGTCGCCGTCAATCTGTCGGCGAATCAGTTCGAGTCAGATCAACTATTTTCCGAGTTGCTCCGACTGACAGAGGAGTCATACTTCCCGAATGAACGACTCATTCTTGAAATTCGGGAAGAAGTACTGCAGACACGTCGCCGTTTTGCGATCAACCGGTTGGAACAATTGCGTCAAGCAGGCTATCGTTTGACCGTCGATCATTTTGGAAGTCATTACGCATCACTCAATTCGTTATTGCGTTTACCTGTTCAAGCGGTCAAACTTGATCCAATCTTTACGCGTCGCCTCGTCCAAAATCAGTTGGAGCGCTCGATGATTCGGTCTGTTCATTCGTTGACGTCTGTGCTGAACATCGCGCTCGTGATTCAAGAGGTTGAGACCGCGTCTCAACTCCAACAGATTCAACTGCTGGATGAGGACCTTTATGTGCAAGGCTATGAAGTACATCACCCTCAGCCAATTGAACAATTACTCATCGAGGACATCGTTCGCGGGCACGCCGAGGTTTAA